A stretch of Nonomuraea africana DNA encodes these proteins:
- a CDS encoding ABC transporter permease: protein MLEQAERSGPAGELTSPAGAGSHPRKASTLGVRLRRDWQLLLMVVPAIGLLLLFHYVPLLGNVIAFQDYSPYVGIKDSPWVGLANFQWLLIDESFWQATLNTLLITAFQLVFYFPVPIALAILLDSVVSRRLRMLIQNIVYLPHFFSWVLVVTLFQQMFGGAGLLAQTLRANGYQGVDIMTNPDTFLILVTAETVWKDAGWGMIIFLAALAAIDQNLYEASAVDGASRWRRLWHITLPGLRPVVVLLLILRLGDALNVGFEQFFLQRDAVGRDAAEVLDTFVYWRTMLTGEWSYGAAAGLVKGLVGLILILVANKVAHRFGEQGIYKRS from the coding sequence GTGCTTGAGCAGGCCGAACGCTCCGGGCCCGCGGGCGAGCTGACCTCGCCCGCAGGCGCCGGGAGCCACCCTCGCAAGGCGTCGACCCTGGGAGTCAGGCTGCGGCGCGACTGGCAGCTGCTGCTGATGGTGGTCCCGGCCATCGGGCTGCTGCTGCTGTTCCACTACGTGCCGCTGCTCGGCAACGTGATCGCCTTCCAGGACTACTCGCCCTACGTGGGCATCAAGGACAGCCCGTGGGTCGGCCTGGCCAACTTCCAGTGGCTGCTGATCGACGAGAGCTTCTGGCAGGCGACGCTCAACACCCTGCTCATCACGGCCTTCCAGCTGGTCTTCTACTTCCCCGTGCCGATCGCGCTGGCGATCCTGCTGGACAGCGTCGTCAGCAGGCGGCTGCGGATGCTCATCCAGAACATCGTCTACCTGCCGCACTTCTTCTCCTGGGTGCTGGTCGTCACGCTGTTCCAGCAGATGTTCGGCGGGGCCGGGCTGCTGGCGCAGACCCTGCGCGCCAACGGCTACCAGGGCGTTGACATCATGACCAACCCCGACACCTTCCTGATACTGGTGACCGCCGAGACGGTGTGGAAGGACGCCGGCTGGGGAATGATCATCTTCCTGGCCGCGCTGGCCGCCATCGACCAGAACCTCTACGAGGCCTCGGCCGTCGACGGCGCCTCCCGCTGGCGCCGCCTGTGGCACATCACGCTGCCCGGGCTGCGTCCCGTGGTCGTCCTGCTGCTCATCCTCAGGCTGGGCGACGCGCTGAACGTCGGCTTCGAACAGTTCTTCCTCCAGCGTGACGCGGTCGGCCGCGACGCCGCCGAGGTGCTCGACACCTTCGTCTACTGGCGCACCATGCTGACCGGCGAGTGGAGCTACGGCGCGGCCGCCGGACTGGTCAAGGGACTGGTCGGCCTGATCCTCATCCTGGTGGCCAACAAGGTGGCCCACCGCTTCGGCGAGCAGGGAATCTACAAGCGATCATGA